A genomic region of Branchiostoma lanceolatum isolate klBraLanc5 chromosome 4, klBraLanc5.hap2, whole genome shotgun sequence contains the following coding sequences:
- the LOC136432981 gene encoding muscarinic acetylcholine receptor M2-like yields MVDCGPSSVPYPGFQPTSGVSEELFTDSGMSLSTAVWVNITETTDRKEEDTPKYALLVVLVLISLATVVGNVMVLVALVREKMLRTVYNYFILNLALADLCVGLVIMPLFATYVSLGNWPFGSAMCVLWVLMDFGCCQVSIFTLLLIAGDRYCSIRWPTTYVARRTAQRTIPVVFLTWVVAATIWAPGVATSLASDAKQCMLKPSANIAFTVTSAMLSYHLPVVSIVALYSRMTVLLIRKMKSKHAKRKIVPMDMPNSISKVSGHAEALPGTSNTSRSQSHRINPQGVLRKTVSFSLEQKCTNAHVVDDSSLGDPDIDMDTSSVLDSYLKDLKLPGQVSPKPQQGKQPLTVNENGWCCLWQPFCNGIVPLDVEWENAGSRRSSTVSTQSFRRNVRQSSHLGERREMRAVRTLAVVSVVFLICWTPFITMYLVIAACPACISSTAFNVSYWMAYINSGLNPIVYSLLSPEFRKAFKKVLRIGSRAPSQAGRQSTLQAG; encoded by the coding sequence ATGGTGGACTGCGGCCCCTCCTCAGTGCCGTACCCGGGGTTCCAACCTACGTCTGGGGTGAGCGAAGAACTATTCACCGACAGCGGCATGTCCCTGAGCACTGCTGTATGGGTTAACATCACAGAGACAACCGATAGGAAGGAAGAAGACACCCCTAAATACGCCCTGCTGGTAGTGCTTGTACTGATCTCTCTAGCCACTGTGGTGGGGAATGTGATGGTGCTGGTGGCTCTGGTGCGGGAGAAGATGCTGCGGACGGTATATAACTACTTCATCCTGAATCTCGCCTTGGCTGATCTGTGTGTGGGGCTGGTCATCATGCCCCTGTTCGCCACCTACGTCAGTCTCGGCAACTGGCCGTTCGGATCCGCGATGTGTGTCCTCTGGGTGCTGATGGATTTTGGCTGCTGCCAGGTCTCCATCTTCACGCTCCTCCTCATAGCAGGGGATAGATACTGCAGCATCCGGTGGCCCACAACGTACGTAGCCCGACGGACTGCTCAACGTACTATCCCGGTCGTCTTCCTCACTTGGGTGGTGGCTGCTACAATCTGGGCGCCAGGCGTGGCGACCTCCTTGGCCAGTGATGCCAAGCAGTGCATGCTGAAACCTTCTGCCAACATTGCCTTCACCGTGACTTCAGCAATGCTATCGTATCACCTACCTGtagtgtctatcgttgcccttTACAGTCGTATGACAGTCTTGCTGATCCGGAAGATGAAAAGTAAGCATGCAAAACGTAAGATAGTGCCGATGGATATGCCAAACAGCATAAGCAAGGTAAGTGGACACGCCGAGGCCCTGCCGGGAACTTCAAACACCAGTCGCTCTCAATCCCATCGGATAAACCCTCAAGGTGTCCTTAGGAAAACGGTGTCATTTTCCTTAGAACAGAAGTGTACGAATGCTCATGTCGTGGACGATTCTTCTTTGGGGGATCCTGACATCGATATGGACACTTCTTCCGTGTTGGACTCGTATTTAAAAGACCTAAAGCTGCCTGGCCAGGTATCACCAAAGCCACAACAAGGCAAACAACCTCTAACTGTAAACGAGAACGGATGGTGCTGTTTGTGGCAACCATTTTGCAATGGAATAGTGCCGTTGGATGTTGagtgggaaaatgcaggatCACGGCGTAGCAGCACTGTAAGCACGCAAAGCTTTCGTCGAAACGTCCGACAAAGTAGCCACTTGGGGGAGAGAAGAGAGATGCGTGCCGTGAGGACCCTTGCCGTAGTATCGGTAGTCTTTTTGATCTGTTGGACCCCATTTATCACCATGTACCTTGTTATTGCCGCGTGTCCAGCATGCATCAGTAGCACGGCTTTTAACGTGTCCTATTGGATGGCCTACATAAACTCTGGTCTGAACCCCATCGTCTACAGCCTCCTCAGCCCGGAGTTTAGGAAGGCCTTCAAGAAGGTCCTACGGATCGGCTCCAGGGCTCCTAGTCAAGCTGGACGCCAGTCAACCCTTCAAGCTGGATAA
- the LOC136431959 gene encoding kelch-like protein diablo, with amino-acid sequence MADQDVYDILCTEFREARTGSPEVQPRETPDEHDVIIIVEGKEFQAHKAILASHSDYFSSVFKDHFSEGLAANCEVRLTCTTCQGMRGILDYMYTGKVLIDRSNVTELFTGAHYLLMPKLKGYCVSFLEKNTDVSSCLQVKSLASFYSIELHGLLEQSREFIRNHFTELADSDAVLQVSAEDLLEIVADDMLRVKDEQSVYSLVVRWTHYDVEKRRQHFPMLLQNVRLPQLGEDFLANVVLKTKLVTEDVTCKELVIEAITVIQNPPEFEEDGLGVMSRARRGTLRNVITVINGHSQDIFCLDTDENCWGRLKTSTDKCLWSQAVAVLDGHLYLAGGSSDSVQATNDVHRFDPLTNQWYYVCPMKVRRQDFCLVPLDGKLYAICGSLGTGSRYKSHVSVESYSPAQNTWTFVASTWKPCFNSQAIAISNTHRIYCLGTELSTSTARQNTVFLKYNSEVDQWETRSSPQADVLGSILQMAGDDVILQDLVVGRTQVYHDVEDLWVLVPSHISAIPDHRYSFTSCAVDSKIFVFGGEQHWAGMWSGSIPRDTYQEAFVYDKESDARLWQALPEVPARVMGQSTCCKMQVPLEYLEIVFS; translated from the coding sequence ATGGCGGATCAAGACGTCTATGACATCCTGTGCACAGAATTTCGAGAAGCAAGGACCGGCTCTCCCGAAGTTCAGCCCAGAGAAACCCCAGATGAACACGACGTAATAATCATAGTTGAAGGGAAGGAGTTCCAGGCTCACAAAGCCATTCTTGCCAGCCATAGTGACTATTTCAGCTCTGTTTTCAAAGACCATTTTAGCGAGGGTCTTGCGGCAAACTGCGAGGTTCGcctgacatgtacaacatgcCAAGGCATGAGGGGAATTctggactacatgtacactggCAAGGTCCTTATCGACCGCAGTAATGTCACAGAACTATTCACCGGTGCCCACTACCTTCTCATGCCAAAACTCAAGGGATATTGCGTCTCGTTCCTCGAAAAGAACACAGATGTTTCTTCCTGTTTACAAGTGAAGTCGTTGGCCTCGTTCTACAGTATCGAGTTGCACGGCTTGTTGGAACAGAGTCGAGAGTTCATCAGGAACCATTTCACAGAGCTGGCTGACAGTGACGCAGTTCTGCAAGTTTCTGCAGAAGACTTGCTCGAAATAGTAGCAGACGACATGTTACGTGTTAAAGACGAACAGTCTGTATACAGTCTTGTGGTCAGGTGGACCCACTATGATGTTGAAAAGAGAAGACAACACTTCCCAATGCTGCTTCAGAACGTTCGGCTGCCACAGTTAGGAGAGGACTTCTTAGCAAATGTTGTATTGAAGACAAAACTTGTGACAGAGGACGTAACGTGTAAAGAACTAGTTATAGAGGCAATCACAGTGATTCAGAACCCACCTGAGTTTGAAGAAGACGGTCTCGGGGTAATGAGTAGAGCAAGGCGTGGCACTCTGAGAAATGTGATCACTGTTATAAATGGACATTCTCAGGACATTTTCTGTTTGGACACAGATGAGAACTGCTGGGGAAGGTTGAAGACAAGCACAGATAAGTGCCTGTGGTCTCAGGCTGTTGCAGTGCTGGATGGTCACTTGTATCTTGCTGGTGGATCATCAGATAGTGTACAGGCCACCAATGATGTACACCGGTTTGATCCTCTCACCAACCAGTGGTACTATGTGTGCCCCATGAAGGTTCGAAGACAGGACTTCTGTTTGGTGCCGCTGGACGGAAAACTCTATGCAATATGCGGCTCCCTTGGAACAGGGTCTCGATACAAGTCCCATGTATCTGTGGAGAGCTACAGCCCAGCACAAAACACGTGGACATTTGTTGCCTCTACCTGGAAACCTTGCTTCAACAGCCAAGCAATAGCCATTTCTAATACCCACCGTATCTACTGTCTTGGAACGGAGTTGTCAACTTCTACAGCCAGACAGAACACAGTGTTCCTGAAGTACAACAGCGAAGTCGACCAGTGGGAAACAAGAAGCAGCCCCCAAGCAGATGTCCTGGGTTCCATTCTGCAGATGGCTGGTGATGATGTGATCCTCCAGGATCTGGTAGTTGGCAGAACCCAGGTGTACCATGATGTAGAGGATCTGTGGGTGTTAGTGCCCAGCCACATCAGCGCCATACCTGACCACAGATATTCCTTCACCAGCTGTGCAGTTGACAGTAAGATTTTTGTCTTTGGCGGTGAACAACACTGGGCAGGGATGTGGTCGGGCAGTATTCCTCGGGACACCTACCAGGAGGCCTTTGTCTACGACAAGGAGTCTGATGCTAGGCTATGGCAGGCCCTTCCTGAAGTGCCTGCTCGAGTCATGGGACAGTCTACCTGCTGCAAGATGCAAGTGCCACTTGAATACCTTGAGATTGTTTTTTCTTAA
- the LOC136432972 gene encoding nuclear factor related to kappa-B-binding protein-like: protein MPAVELNMEPCRLGKEDVLVPRDLIEKPEVFQDVLSLETWNSVLSAEQRQHLSKFLPTFPDNSTHNNEETLRSLFSGENFKFGNPLQSFQKQLKGGYLFPANARLKAKCQKAKFRDYKFRQQRYYQKLLKDVIISRERVLQSALQNGPDYRVPPPPHPEQQSRPRTDPVQQRASRMYHKILLEVKDECGVDDETSSDEDGECPQEASSLLSQQVSMLFGDSPPTTPRVVSTMAPRPKGADLGASGASTVLQPPPPPPPPPPTPTDQQITKMLLRHKRRRTEQEDAPELDTQGMSLNEVILRTNRRPTLPRQMMPSFSPPVVKKKEKKDRPRKKPKAEPKVEEDQSSLGATNAGGVTSTQTGVAAGKMKSVGGMYVSYFVLLKSILQRTSEQSLSIRQLEEFVRDWQSAPTSLLNAWYSTHRDWSQLVQPALRLLAGKSNALPPSFCPCVEYRTGTQDWKWIGQASDSDLTLLCKQWLQGLGLNQKQETDGKQSSPVPPPRMRTDYVVRPSNGQEKEDFRKQEEARYQGPHKPFTYRMHGYEAVVGPVKGVKGKETTFNKAREHSLLVPDRPACVTILSLVRDAAARLPNGEGTRAEICELLKDSSYLAKDATDSQINAVVSGALDRLHYEKDPCVKYDPIRKVWIYLHRNRTEEDFMRIHEVEMEAARQKKAAQQKQKAAKKSKQPAIVSSTAMTTSATATSTTVTTPAKTAVSSEVTRCKSAPSTPSPKPPVLPPGFQSISPIPTSLSSSQPSSQPSSSPTSTLPAPAALKPALPPSPLAQEPAKKPTPQSKPRGSLDLQVPRLKVAQPVQLKVAEPPRAPLTHRPSTKPGLRLVMPPQGLQAAESVLSPPVTGTGAVITKPPRSMLKTPPSSMIGSTGTSPPVVTSVIVTSGKQQIQIPVVQHVQQPQVISPPPMQSPIRASPTTHVSSAGPSPTAPMVQSPTAQGLKIGAAGAGLTISPEGIGMIPSTSGAANIDVKKAGVTSPSTQILTIPLTQPIQLSQLSPGLLKGAAITTPTILRGTLPTASLAGLGKSIVLTKMPVGTKIGPIVTGKPLSFITQPFQIQGQSQLPGFATVIGQVPGLSVQGAGQAPGTAASGQASAASAAGQPQPATPTTAPAAVLQHAQHMAAAGQAQQLQAQSPSASGQPSALPTPTLQAQTLASLGQPRSGAQHPAVSITGHPFSRATPTFLPSAVAQSLGIITTLPPNLVMTKSVTTTHLTPAKSVVTGVAMSAIPGATRPAVSGATMTSVSGVAPTSAALRSPVATTVLRAQPATVATARSQAQQKLQEKILSQLKASQSHDQSEKK from the exons ATGCCAGCTGTTGAACTGAACATGGAACCATGTCGGCTGGGGAAGGAGGATGTACTGGTGCCAAGAGACCTCATTGAAAAA CCTGAGGTTTTCCAGGATGTCCTGAGTCTGGAGACCTGGAACAGTGTGCTGTCAGCAGAGCAGAGGCAGCATCTCAGCAAATTCCTACCCACATTTCCTGACAACAGTACTCACAACAATGAAGAGACACTTAG ATCACTGTTTTCGGGAGAAAATTTCAAGTTTGGAAATCCCTTGCAGTCATTTCAAAAGCAGCTGAAAG GTGGCTACCTGTTTCCAGCTAATGCCCGACTGAAAGCCAAGTGTCAGAAGGCCAAGTTCAGAGACTACAAGTTCCGCCAGCAGAGATACTACCAGAAACTACTGAAGGATGTCATCATTTCCAGAGAG AGAGTGCTGCAGTCAGCACTACAGAATGGTCCTGATTACCGGGtgcctccccctccccaccctgaaCAACAGAGTAGGCCACGCACAGATCCTGTTCAACAGAGAGCCTCCAGAATGTACCACAAGATACTGCTGGAAGTAAAGGATGAGTGTGGG GTGGATGATGAGACATCCTCTGATGAGGATGGTGAGTGTCCCCAGG AAGCGAGCTCTCTGCTGAGTCAGCAGGTGTCCATGTTGTTTGGAGACTCCCCTCCCACCACTCCCAGGGTGGTGTCTaccatggcacccaggcctaaagGGGCAGACCTCGGAGCTTCAG GAGCCTCCACAGTTCTCCAgccacctccccctcccccaccccctccacccACTCCAACTGACCAGCAAATCACCAAGATGCTACTCAGGCACAAGAGAAGACGAACAGAGCAAGAG GATGCACCAGAGCTGGACACACAGGGCATGAGCCTCAATGAAGTGATCCTAAGAACCAATCGCAGACCCACTCTACCCAGACAAA TGATGCCGTCCTTTTCACCACCTGTGgtgaagaagaaggagaaaaagGATCGACCCAGGAAGAAGCCCAAAGCAGAGCCCAAAGTGGAAGAGGACCAGTCGTCCCTCGGTGCTACCAATGCTGGAGGTGTGACATCCACACAGACAGGGGTGGCAGCTGGGAAAAT GAAGTCTGTGGGAGGGATGTATGTCAGTTATTTTGTGCTCCTAAAGTCCATTCTGCAGCGTACATCGGAACAGTCCCTCAGTATCAGACAG CTGGAGGAGTTTGTGCGAGACTGGCAGTCGGCTCCCACCAGCCTGCTGAACGCCTGGTACTCCACCCACAGGGACTGGTCTCAGCTGGTTCAACCTGCCCTCAGGTTACTGGCCGGCAAATCAAATG CACTGCCACCATCCTTCTGCCCCTGTGTGGAGTACAGGACAGGAACACAGGACTGGAAATGGATAG GACAAGCCTCAGATTCAGACTTGACATTGTTGTGTAAACAGTGGCTACAGGGGCTAGGTCTGAACCAGAAACAG GAGACAGATGGAAAACAGAGCTCACCTGTTCCTCCTCCAAGAAT GAGAACTGACTATGTTGTGAGGCCAAGCAATGGGCAGGAAAAAGAAGATTTCAGGAAACAG GAGGAAGCCCGTTACCAGGGACCCCACAAACCCTTCACGTACCGCATGCATGGTTACGAGGCAGTGGTGGGACCAGTCAAGGGGGTGAAGGGGAAGGAAACCACCTTTAACAAGGCCAGGGAACACTCTCTACTTGTGCCTGATCGGCCAGCTTGTGTCACCATTCTCTCATTAG TTCGAGATGCAGCAGCAAGGCTGCCGAATGGGGAAGGTACCAGGGCTGAG ATTTGTGAGCTGTTGAAGGACTCCAGCTACCTGGCTAAAGATGCAACCGACTCACAG ATCAATGCTGTTGTGAGTGGAGCCTTAGATCGACTCCATTATGAGAAGGACCCCTGTGTAAAGTACGACCCCATCAGGAAGGTGTGGATCTACCTGCACAGGAACAGGACAGAGGAGGATTTCA TGCGAATCCATGAAGTGGAAATGGAGGCAGCCAGACAGAAGAAGGCAGCTCAACAGAAGCAGAAAGCTGCTAAG AAATCCAAGCAGCCTGCCATTGTGAGCTCCACAGCCATGACTACATCTGCAACTGCTACTTCTACAACTGTGACAACACCTGCCAAGACAGCTGTCAGCTCAGAGGTGACCAGGTGCAAGTCTGCACCATCCACACCTTCACCCAAGCCTCCAGTCCTCCCACCAG GCTTCCAGAGTATCTCTCCTATACCAACATCACTGTCCTCAAGTCAGCCAAGTTCTCAACCAAGTTCAAGTCCAACATCAACCCTGCCAGCACCTGCTGCCCTGAAACCTGCACTGCCGCCATCACCACTGGCTCAGGAGCCAGCCAAGAAGCCTACCCCCCAATCCAAACCTCGAGGGTCCCTCGACCTCCAAGTCCCACGGCTGAAGGTGGCCCAGCCTGTGCAACTGAAGGTAGCAGAGCCGCCTAGGGCACCCTTGACACACAGGCCCTCCACAAAGCCTGGACTGAGACTAGTAATGCCTCCACAAGGCCTGCAGGCTGCAGAGAGTGTGCTGTCCCCTCCTGTGACAGGAACAGGTGCCGTCATCACAAAACCACCTCGCAGCATGCTGAAGACCCCTCCTTCATCCATGATCGGCAGCACAGGAACATCTCCACCTGTGGTGACCTCCGTTATTGTGACTTCAGGCAAACAACAGATCCAGATCCCTGTAGTCCAGCATGTGCAGCAGCCCCAGGTCATATCACCTCCACCCATGCAGTCACCCATCAGGGCCTCCCCAACCACCCACGTGTCCTCTGCAGGGCCCTCCCCCACAGCCCCCATGGTTCAGAGCCCCACAGCACAGGGCCTTAAAATAGGTGCAGCTGGGGCTGGGCTCACCATCAGCCCAGAGGGGATTGGAATGATTCCGTCCACTAGTGGGGCAGCTAACATCGATGTGAAGAAAGCTGGTGTGACAAGCCCTTCTACCCAGATCCTGACCATCCCTCTTACTCAGCCAATCCAGCTCAGCCAGCTCAGCCCAGGCCTCCTTAAGGGTGCAGCTATCACCACTCCTACTATCCTTCGTGGCACTCTTCCTACAGCCAGTCTAGCGGGGTTAGGTAAAAGTATTGTTCTAACTAAGATGCCAGTTGGCACTAAGATTGGGCCCATTGTCACTGGGAAACCCCTGAGCTTCATAACACAGCCTTTCCAGATCCAAGGACAGAGCCAACTGCCGGGGTTTGCCACTGTGATTGGCCAAGTGCCTGGACTGAGTGTTCAGGGGGCAGGACAGGCTCCTGGAACTGCTGCATCTGGTCAGGCATCTGCAGCAAGTGCAGCAGGACAGCCTCAGCCAGCAACACCAACCACAGCACCTGCAGCTGTGCTGCAACATGCACAACATATGGCTGCAGCAGGGCAGGCTCAGCAGCTTCAGGCACAGTCTCCTTCAGCATCAGGGCAGCCGTCTGCCCTCCCTACACCCACCCTCCAGGCACAGACCCTGGCATCACTGGGACAGCCCAGAAGTGGTGCCCAGCATCCAGCAGTTTCAATAACTGGACATCCCTTTTCCCGCGCCACTCCAACTTTTCTACCCTCTGCAGTGGCACAGTCTCTTGGAATTATAACAACGCTCCCTCCAAACTTAGTCATGACCAAGTCTGTCACAACCACACATCTCACACCAGCCAAGAGCGTAGTGACAGGTGTGGCTATGTCAGCTATACCAGGAGCAACAAGACCAGCTGTATCAGGTGCCACCATGACATCTGTGTCAGGTGTAGCACCGACATCAGCTGCCTTGAGGAGCCCTGTGGCCACTACTGTACTTCGGGCTCAGCCTGCAACTGTGGCAACGGCCAGAAGTCAGGCTCAGCAGAAATTACAGGAAAAGATTTTGAGCCAACTTAAAGCTTCTCAGTCACATGACCAGTCAGAGAAGAAATAA
- the LOC136431961 gene encoding uncharacterized protein, whose product MAEGTATTQGEYGEGLTEEVIANCNVKAARRISARYNIPIDGLQGLPEIRQRFRQHVHLKQGAEPESREVLHVVSDLKDKDDSARRRLQGLLEEMHKILDTCDAKILAQLECEPDTADHKTKMADHLEKLQSTDCPILVAGETSSGKSSLINVLLGEDFLPSRHLSCSSVICKVQYGGNKKAIVHFKDKRKAPVTIPLPAGMDDLAEHLFKKSDREKESECKEVDIYLPLDYLKSGIFIVDSPGIGESDVMTAAVMEYLQQAFAFIYVIKSDNAGGVQEDRLKKLLKDARNSRKQGKLQSINPASAIFVCNRWDIVERHGAEEADKVKQDIIRKLRACWSGLQDHQVFFMNTERAARDLEAGYVADDLAILIKGIEDLIPRTFQVKIQLSWSWVWYMVWRALHLIKSFLLKSTVTGSDLHKRYERAKDEIKRLQQSTNKILSDRKAELEKTTRELVDLVGTFLLEKTTESAMQSWAESEVPEVVKDMEWEALQYQIESCVTARLEQLIDDWEMKMKHFQTKIDGMMKTTIAGMNDVEVQLSEVEEELHSPGGHRRSIVLQPQNPRSPQKGVRDLLDLSTEHLDLSEKILLGITSPLMATFGVIGAVAASPVLAVMGIQALKRKYTDQQERHKYKADKCKYVAERAMEKLEDFRENAESIRKYVQERLKPVQDYLQAFEDNLPKKVKAQMELMERIAQDQRTARELASDYQPLLEKVSGMKIKLALFELEKLNLLDPCRVECEATQSLTDTLQGASTSLKKGKATKSDGTIIDATIKSYKNQMDDTTVGDFKAIRKLNHDNILRFVGICFTDEIPQLVLQAADGSLREHLQKVTIMMVKFGRNILPAMRGVCAGLQYLHSKQLVSFGLSQDTVMGEQDSDRFKLAHVGEPRALHLSPDDYSGPAGPYVYLPPEVLREGVTYDSRSDMYALGLMMWEVWYEQKVFHDAVEDTTLQSFVDNIVQPKTSEHDKHPVVEQEAGETWRTIIQECLRPPADRNLTSSEVIKKLEDINWR is encoded by the exons ATGGCTGAAGGTACAGCTACCACCCAAGGTGAATATGGAGAGGGGCTAACAGAGGAGGTCATTGCAAACTGCAATGTGAAGGCGGCCAGGAGGATTTCTGCACGATACAACATCCCGATCGACGGTCTGCAAGGCCTCCCAGAAATTCGCCAAAGATTTCGCCAACACGTACACCTGAAGCAAGGAGCAGAACCAGAAAGCAGAGAG GTACTTCATGTTGTGTCGGATCTTAAGGACAAGGACGACAGCGCTCGAAGGCGCCTTCAGGGGTTACTCGAAGAGATGCACAAAATTCTGGACACCTGTGATGCGAAGATTCTGGCGCAACTCGAATGCGAACCAGACACCGCGGACCACAAAACCAAGATGGCCGACCACTTGGAGAAGTTACAGTCTACTGATTGTCCAATTCTTGTGGCAG GAGAGACATCGTCTGGTAAGAGCAGTCTGATCAACGTCCTGCTCGGAGAAGACTTTCTGCCATCACGCCACCTTAGCTGTTCATCTGTCATCTGCAAAGTCCAGTACGGCGGGAACAAGAAAGCCATCGTCCACTTCAAGGATAAACGTAAGGCTCCAGTTACCATCCCACTTCCCGCCGGAATGGACGACCTCGCCGAGCATCTGTTTAAGAAATCAGATCGGGAGAAGGAATCTGAGTGCAAGGAGGTTGACATCTACCTTCCACTGGACTATCTGAAG AGTGGGATCTTCATCGTGGACAGTCCCGGTATCGGCGAGTCTGACGTCATGACAGCGGCAGTGATGGAGTATCTACAGCAGGCGTTCGCCTTCATCTACGTCATCAAGAGTGACAATGCCGGGGGTGTTCAGGAGGACAGG CTTAAGAAACTTCTGAAGGACGCCCGGAATTCGCGGAAGCAGGGCAAGCTACAGTCCATCAATCCTGCCAGCGCCATCTTCGTTTGTAACAGGTGGGACATCGTCGAGAGACACGGGGCAGAGGAAGCAGATAAAGTCAAACAGGATATTATCAG GAAGTTACGGGCCTGCTGGTCCGGTTTACAAGACCACCAGGTGTTCTTTATGAACACCGAACGAGCAGCAAGAGACCTTGAGGCGGGATACGTGGCCGACGACTTGGCGATCCTTATCAAGGGAATTGAAGACCTCATCCCGCGCACTTTTCAAGTGAAGATACAGCTTTCATGGAG TTGGGTATGGTATATGGTTTGGCGCGCATTACACCTCATCAAATCTTTTTTGCTGAAGTCCACTGTCACCGGCTCCGACCTCCACAAACGATACGAAAGGGCAAAAGATGAGATCAAACGCCTTCAGCAGAGCACGAACAAGATTCTGAGCGACCGGAAGGCCGAGCTAGAGAAAACCACCCGTGAGCTAGTCGACTTGGTGGGCACATTTCTGCTAGAGAAAACAACCGAGTCAGCCATGCAGTCCTGGGCGGAGTCGGAGGTCCCAGAGGTAGTGAAGGACATGGAGTGGGAAGCGCTGCAGTACCAGATAGAGTCCTGCGTCACTGCACGTCTCGAGCAGCTCATTGACGACTGGGAGATGAAAATGAAGCACTTTCAAACAAAGATAGACGGGATGATGAAGACCACCATCGCAGGCATGAATGACGTTGAGGTACAGCTGTCAGAAGTTGAGGAAGAGCTCCACAGCCCAGGCGGGCATCGACGATCGATCGTTCTTCAGCCACAGAATCCACGCAGCCCGCAGAAGGGGGTGCGGGACTTGCTCGACCTTTCTACCGAACATCTCGATCTTTCGGAGAAGATACTACTGGGGATTACATCTCCTTTAATGGCAACGTTTGGAGTCATCGGAGCGGTGGCCGCAAGCCCAGTGTTGGCGGTGATGGGGATCCAAGCATTGAAGAGAAAGTACACCGATCAGCAAGAAAGGCACAAATACAAGGCTGACAAGTGCAAGTACGTGGCCGAAAGAGCTATGGAGAAGCTGGAAGACTTTCGCGAAAATGCCGAATCCATTCGTAAGTACGTCCAAGAAAGGCTGAAGCCGGTGCAAGACTATCTCCAAGCATTCGAAGACAACCTGCCAAAGAAGGTGAAAGCACAGATGGAACTGATGGAAAGGATTGCACAGGATCAACGCACGGCGAGGGAGCTAGCGTCCGACTACCAGCCGCTTCTGGAGAAGGTCAGCGGTATGAAGATCAAACTGGCCCTGTTTGAGCTGGAGAAGCTCAATCTGCTGGATCCCTGCCGTGTGGAATGTGAGGCAACACAAAGTCTGACAGATACGCTCCAAGGTGCCAGCACGTCCTTGAAGAAAGGGAAAGCGACGAAGTCTGACGGGACAATAATAGACGCAACCATCAAGTCATACAAGAACCAGATGGACGACACAACCGTCGGAGACTTTAAGGCCATCAG GAAGTTGAATCACGACAACATCCTCCGTTTCGTCGGCATCTGCTTCACGGACGAAATACCACAGCTTGTCCTACAAGCAGCCGATGGTTCTCTTCGGGAGCATCTTCAGAAGGTTACCATCATGATGGTCAAGTTCGGACGGAACATCCTGCCGGCCATGAGGGGCGTCTGTGCCGGGCTCCAGTATCTGCACAGCAAACAACTCGTGAGCTTCGGCCTGTCGCAGGATACTGTCATG GGCGAGCAGGACAGCGACAGATTCAAGCTGGCGCACGTGGGCGAGCCGAGGGCACTTCACCTGTCCCCGGATGACTACAGCGGTCCAGCAGGGCCATACGTCTACTTACCTCCCGAAGTCCTGCGTGAAGGTGTGACGTATGACAGCCGATCTGACATGTACGCACTCGGACTGATGATGTGGGAGGTGTGGTATGAGCAGAAG GTGTTTCATGACGCGGTAGAGGATACCACTCTGCAGTCCTTCGTCGACAACATCGTGCAACCCAAGACGTCCGAACACGACAAACATCCCGTCGTCGAACAGGAAGCAGGAGAAACATGGAGGACCATCATTCAGGAGTGTCTGCGGCCACCTGCCGATCGTAACCTGACGTCCTCCGAAGTCATAAAAAAGCTTGAGGACATCAACTGGCGCTAG